The Pleurodeles waltl isolate 20211129_DDA chromosome 7, aPleWal1.hap1.20221129, whole genome shotgun sequence genome includes a region encoding these proteins:
- the LOC138246841 gene encoding taste receptor type 2 member 43-like: MTSQVTTVSLLATTSVLLCTCLVGNIFILEVIVSHHSQAAILALPTNELIIGSLAMSNILNGVFSFFWLVVYLFRLCQRAGGWLYQVLDFATMTVSSTSFWYTASLSAFYTLKISSVSPPRITHLMVQFPKAMPAILLFMLLACSIFSGPAIAYIRLKEPNGSDLHCGDYYEASGAYMTYSSAFNILSCLLPLVILTICSVFLVTSLCRHSRRMGGGPRAAVHLRVAKMALVLFGFYALCVVCAQVSNELYVATDGTGDWFVTYSVVQLIYSSGCPLVIIWGTVRLHHRLLKLYNSLRCCKTLVLQDGSTAADSPASPIETTRCSSSAVQ, translated from the coding sequence ATGACATCACAAGTTACCACAGTCAGCCTCCTGGCGACCACGAGTGTGCTGCTCTGTACCTGCCTTGTTGGTAACATCTTCATTCTGGAGGTCATCGTCTCACACCACAGTCAAGCTGCCATCTTGGCACTTCCAACTAATGAGTTGATCATCGGGAGTTTGGCCATGAGCAACATTCTCAATGGGGTGTTTAGCTTCTTCTGGCTTGTGGTGTACCTCTTCAGGCTTTGCCAACGTGCTGGCGGGTGGCTGTATCAAGTTCTGGACTTTGCCACGATGACTGTGAGTAGCACTAGCTTCTGGTACACTGCTTCCCTCTCAGCATTTTACACCCTGAAAATCTCCAGTGTCAGTCCTCCACGCATTACCCACCTTATGGTACAGTTTCCCAAAGCCATGCCTGCCATCCTACTCTTCATGCTGCTGGCTTGCAGCATCTTCAGTGGGCCAGCTATCGCATACATCCGACTGAAAGAACCCAATGGCTCAGACTTGCACTGTGGGGATTATTATGAGGCATCAGGGGCTTACATGACCTATAGCTCGGCATTTAACATCCTCAGCTGTCTGCTTCCTCTGGTTATCTTGACCATCTGCAGCGTCTTTCTGGTGACCTCACTATGTCGCCACTCCCGCCGCATGGGCGGTGGACCTCGGGCAGCTGTGCATCTACGAGTAGCCAAGATGGCATTGGTATTGTTTGGTTTCTATGCCCTTTGTGTGGTCTGTGCCCAAGTCAGCAATGAGTTATATGTGGCCACAGATGGAACCGGTGACTGGTTTGTGACCTACAGCGTAGTACAGTTGATCTACTCATCTGGCTGCCCCCTCGTCATTATCTGGGGAACTGTTCGACTGCACCATCGTCTACTGAAGCTGTACAACTCCTTGAGGTGCTGCAAGACCTTAGTGCTTCAGGATGGGTCCACAGCTGCAGACAGTCCTGCATCACCCATAGAAACTACCAGgtgctcctcctctgcagttcagtAA